A window of the Bacillus andreraoultii genome harbors these coding sequences:
- a CDS encoding LysR family transcriptional regulator — MDQQLLVFVTVAELGNFTKAAEKLHMTQPAVSQYVQSIERNYGMKLLERSNKFVRLNKPGEIVYYHAKEILSLYIKIENLLDDLSKQPKGPLKIGASYSYGEYVLPNLIAKLHEAYPDISPTITIGNTKEVAELVSKNQLDIGIIEGWYNDSQLQIETFADDAMYIVTSANHPLANRREEVEFTDLEKETWIIREEGSGTREATEKLFKQLSISPENFMVFGSTQLIKESVEAGLGITLLSQWTFRKEEKLSLLKTLPMKGTPFKRKFSIVYKKAAYITKALEVFIELLKNDKGKRNNAWDIQN, encoded by the coding sequence ATGGATCAACAATTACTTGTATTTGTGACGGTGGCTGAATTAGGTAATTTTACAAAAGCAGCAGAAAAACTTCATATGACTCAGCCAGCGGTAAGTCAGTATGTACAAAGCATCGAACGGAATTATGGAATGAAATTATTAGAAAGAAGTAACAAGTTTGTTCGCTTAAATAAGCCTGGTGAAATTGTATATTATCATGCAAAAGAAATCTTGAGCTTATATATAAAAATTGAAAATTTATTAGATGATTTATCGAAACAGCCAAAAGGGCCATTAAAAATTGGAGCTAGCTATTCTTATGGTGAATATGTATTACCTAATTTAATTGCAAAATTACATGAAGCTTATCCAGATATTAGTCCCACGATAACGATTGGAAATACGAAGGAAGTTGCTGAACTTGTAAGTAAAAATCAGCTTGACATTGGTATCATTGAAGGATGGTACAATGACTCTCAATTACAAATTGAAACATTTGCAGATGATGCGATGTATATTGTCACATCTGCAAATCATCCGTTGGCCAATCGGAGGGAAGAAGTAGAATTTACCGATTTAGAAAAAGAAACGTGGATTATTAGAGAAGAGGGTTCAGGGACAAGAGAAGCTACAGAGAAATTATTTAAACAGTTATCGATTTCCCCTGAAAATTTCATGGTATTTGGGAGCACCCAGTTAATCAAAGAATCCGTTGAAGCAGGTTTAGGAATTACACTACTGTCACAATGGACTTTTCGTAAAGAGGAAAAACTAAGCTTATTAAAGACACTTCCAATGAAAGGAACACCATTTAAAAGAAAGTTTTCCATCGTTTATAAAAAAGCTGCCTATATTACGAAAGCACTAGAAGTTTTTATTGAACTATTAAAAAATGATAAAGGGAAAAGAAACAACGCATGGGACATACAAAACTAG
- the htpG gene encoding molecular chaperone HtpG, which produces MEIKQFQAESKRLLDMMINSIYTKKEVFLRELISNASDAIDKIYYKALTDDSLTFDKDNYYIRIVPNKEERTLAIIDTGIGMTKEELEANLGTIAKSGSLAFKQENEIKDGFDIIGQFGVGFYAAFMVADVVTVISKALGATEAYKWESHGADGYTIESTEKAEVGTEIILKLKENTEDESYDEFLDEWRLKEVIKKYSDFIRYPIKMEVTHSKPKDDDSNEYVDYKEEETINSMVPIWKKNKSELTDEDYLNFYNEKRYGFDQPLKHIHISVDGTVRYNAILYIPERAPYDFYTPEYEKGLELYSNGVLIMNKCADLLPDYFSFVKGMVDSEDLSLNISREMLQHDRQLKVIAKNIKNKIKRELENLLKNDRENFEKFYEAFGRQLKFGVYNNFGSEKEVLQDLLLFYSSKEKKLVTLAEYVERMPEEQKYIYYATGDSIDRIDKLPQTELVADKGYEILYFTEDIDEFAVKMLMNYKEKEFKSVSDSDLGIDSPEDQKETEAEEKEYKELFEYMAGVLGDKVKKVKVSKRLKTHPVCLSTEGEVTIEMEKVLNAMPNGQQVKAEKVLEINTHHDVFKSLQHAFENDKEKLELFTKLLYNQALLIEGLPIEDPVAFTNDMCKVMV; this is translated from the coding sequence ATGGAGATAAAACAGTTCCAAGCGGAATCAAAACGACTATTAGACATGATGATTAACTCCATTTATACAAAAAAAGAGGTATTTTTACGGGAATTAATTTCTAATGCAAGTGATGCCATTGATAAAATTTACTATAAAGCATTAACAGATGATTCACTTACATTCGATAAAGACAACTATTACATACGTATTGTCCCAAATAAAGAAGAACGTACCTTAGCGATTATCGATACTGGAATTGGAATGACAAAAGAAGAATTAGAAGCAAACTTAGGTACAATTGCAAAAAGTGGTTCGCTTGCGTTTAAACAAGAAAATGAGATTAAAGATGGCTTTGATATAATCGGTCAATTTGGTGTCGGCTTTTACGCTGCATTTATGGTTGCTGACGTTGTAACAGTAATTAGTAAAGCACTCGGTGCAACGGAAGCGTATAAATGGGAATCTCATGGCGCCGATGGCTATACAATTGAGTCAACTGAAAAAGCTGAAGTCGGAACGGAAATCATTTTAAAACTAAAAGAGAACACTGAAGACGAATCGTACGACGAATTTTTGGATGAATGGCGTTTAAAAGAAGTGATAAAAAAATACTCCGACTTTATTCGCTATCCAATCAAAATGGAAGTAACACATTCCAAGCCGAAAGATGACGATAGTAATGAGTATGTAGATTATAAAGAAGAAGAAACAATTAATAGTATGGTACCAATCTGGAAGAAAAATAAAAGTGAGTTAACTGATGAAGATTATCTTAACTTTTATAATGAAAAGCGATATGGCTTCGATCAACCGTTAAAACATATTCATATTAGTGTTGACGGAACGGTTCGCTATAATGCGATTTTATATATCCCAGAACGGGCACCGTACGATTTTTACACACCTGAGTATGAAAAAGGCTTAGAATTGTACTCTAATGGCGTGTTAATTATGAATAAATGTGCCGACTTACTCCCAGATTACTTTAGTTTTGTGAAAGGGATGGTCGATTCAGAAGACTTATCATTAAACATCTCCCGTGAAATGTTACAACATGACCGCCAATTAAAAGTCATTGCAAAGAATATTAAAAATAAAATTAAACGGGAACTAGAAAATCTATTAAAAAATGATAGAGAGAATTTTGAAAAGTTTTATGAAGCCTTTGGACGTCAACTAAAATTTGGTGTATATAATAACTTTGGTTCTGAAAAGGAAGTTTTGCAAGATTTACTTTTATTCTACTCTTCTAAAGAGAAAAAATTAGTCACTCTTGCCGAATATGTTGAACGTATGCCTGAGGAACAAAAATATATTTACTATGCAACAGGAGACTCCATTGATCGGATTGATAAATTACCACAAACAGAACTTGTCGCTGATAAAGGGTATGAAATTCTTTACTTCACTGAAGATATAGATGAATTCGCTGTGAAAATGTTAATGAACTATAAAGAAAAGGAATTTAAATCTGTATCTGATAGTGATTTAGGGATTGATTCTCCAGAAGATCAAAAAGAAACAGAAGCAGAAGAAAAAGAGTACAAAGAATTGTTCGAATATATGGCTGGTGTTCTTGGTGACAAAGTGAAAAAGGTAAAAGTATCGAAACGTTTAAAAACACACCCTGTTTGTCTATCAACAGAAGGTGAAGTGACGATTGAAATGGAAAAAGTATTGAACGCGATGCCAAACGGTCAACAAGTGAAAGCGGAAAAGGTACTTGAAATTAATACACATCACGACGTGTTTAAATCCCTTCAACACGCTTTTGAAAATGATAAAGAAAAACTTGAGCTGTTTACAAAACTTCTTTATAATCAAGCGTTATTAATTGAAGGTTTACCAATTGAAGATCCAGTTGCCTTCACAAATGATATGTGTAAAGTAATGGTGTAA
- a CDS encoding phosphatase PAP2 family protein, translating to MTNFVESLYQFECHLFRKMNRYYNSKIASLYFRVVTHLGGATSTILTVLLFVFFSSGSVRLVSLSSAVALAVSHIPVQIVKKLFPRKRPYLVLKEIHVTKNPLQDHSFPSGHTTAIFSVLIPFILFKSFSLIAIGLLLLGISVAVSRIVLGLHYPSDVVIGGILGGLSGYFSYSFMITTVLF from the coding sequence ATGACAAACTTTGTAGAAAGTCTCTATCAATTTGAATGTCATCTTTTTCGTAAAATGAATCGCTATTACAATTCGAAGATTGCAAGCCTGTACTTTCGTGTAGTTACACATTTAGGTGGTGCGACAAGTACAATACTAACCGTTTTGTTGTTCGTATTCTTTTCTTCAGGATCCGTTCGTCTTGTTTCCCTCTCTAGTGCAGTAGCTTTAGCGGTGAGTCATATCCCTGTTCAAATTGTAAAAAAACTATTCCCACGAAAACGTCCATATCTTGTATTAAAGGAAATACATGTAACGAAAAACCCTTTGCAAGATCACTCTTTTCCCTCTGGACATACAACAGCAATTTTTTCTGTTTTAATACCTTTTATCCTTTTTAAGTCATTTAGCCTAATTGCAATTGGCCTACTTTTATTAGGCATTTCTGTCGCAGTATCACGCATTGTTTTAGGGTTACATTACCCTTCCGATGTGGTAATCGGTGGGATTCTTGGAGGATTATCCGGTTATTTTTCTTACTCCTTTATGATTACAACAGTACTATTTTAA
- a CDS encoding GNAT family N-acetyltransferase — protein MIRQAKKEDKKEAAILMYEAILDIAHTLTGETEQTAVLTELEHLFIREGNRISYENCLVEELDGKVVGISISYPGKDAYFLDQAIKEYIKNKKGIVPMIDKEADETDFYIDTLSVNRAYRGQKIGTELLRASVKKGKEKGYKTASLLVEQNNEKARKLYERQHFIYKKTVTVHNHLYDYLVKSVDA, from the coding sequence ATGATACGTCAAGCAAAAAAAGAAGATAAGAAAGAGGCAGCAATCTTAATGTATGAGGCAATTTTAGATATAGCTCATACACTAACAGGAGAAACAGAGCAAACTGCTGTGTTAACGGAATTAGAACATTTATTTATTAGAGAAGGAAATCGAATTAGTTACGAAAACTGCTTAGTAGAAGAACTTGATGGGAAAGTTGTGGGAATATCAATATCTTATCCTGGGAAAGATGCTTATTTTTTGGATCAAGCAATCAAAGAATATATTAAGAACAAAAAAGGAATTGTACCAATGATAGATAAGGAAGCGGATGAGACTGATTTTTATATCGATACATTAAGTGTGAATCGGGCTTACCGTGGGCAAAAAATTGGAACAGAACTTTTACGTGCTTCGGTAAAAAAAGGAAAAGAAAAAGGTTATAAGACAGCTTCCCTGCTAGTTGAACAAAATAATGAGAAGGCACGAAAATTATACGAGCGACAACATTTTATATATAAGAAAACTGTAACAGTTCACAACCATCTCTATGATTATTTGGTGAAAAGTGTAGATGCTTAA
- a CDS encoding YeiH family protein has product MNTVEKDRFKPELKEKQNQKGRFFLLGGVTFTFIIALIGYFIAKLPIFNHIGQMATAILIAILYRQIFGYPTVIQKGITFSSKKLLRLAIILYGLKLNIDIILHDGIGLVFRDAGVIIFSIFGTLYLAKMLKADKEISLLAGIGTGVCGAAAIAAVAPIIQAKDEDTAIGVAMIALVGTLFSIIYTILRPILPLTDVQYGIWSGMTLHELAHVALAADPAGSDATAMALLAKLGRVFLLVPLCFILIYIVNKKKQTNTNEHTKIDFPWFLLGFILMSLLGSYVLGHSIPISDRFMSGVATFTAWCLTAAMVGLGLNISLHDLRTKAIRPLVAMVTISILLSVISFFVVQIE; this is encoded by the coding sequence ATGAATACAGTAGAAAAGGATCGGTTTAAACCTGAATTAAAGGAAAAGCAAAATCAAAAAGGAAGATTTTTTTTGCTTGGTGGTGTCACTTTTACCTTTATCATTGCTTTAATTGGTTATTTTATTGCGAAGTTACCAATTTTTAACCACATTGGTCAAATGGCTACTGCAATTTTAATCGCGATACTTTATCGCCAAATATTCGGTTACCCAACAGTGATTCAAAAAGGAATAACGTTTTCGTCAAAAAAATTATTGCGCCTTGCGATTATTTTATACGGGTTGAAATTGAACATCGATATTATTTTACATGATGGAATCGGGCTTGTTTTTCGTGACGCCGGTGTTATTATATTTTCGATCTTTGGAACATTATATCTAGCCAAAATGTTAAAGGCAGATAAGGAAATTTCATTGTTAGCAGGGATTGGTACGGGTGTGTGTGGCGCTGCAGCAATTGCCGCCGTTGCACCGATTATTCAGGCAAAAGATGAGGATACAGCTATTGGAGTAGCAATGATTGCTCTCGTAGGTACTTTGTTTTCTATTATTTATACAATCTTACGTCCCATATTACCGTTAACAGATGTACAATACGGCATTTGGTCTGGAATGACATTACATGAATTAGCCCATGTCGCCTTGGCAGCAGATCCTGCCGGTAGTGATGCAACAGCGATGGCACTTCTAGCAAAATTAGGTCGCGTCTTTTTACTCGTTCCTCTTTGTTTTATATTGATTTATATTGTTAACAAGAAGAAGCAAACGAATACAAATGAACATACAAAAATCGACTTTCCTTGGTTTTTACTTGGTTTTATTCTAATGAGTTTATTAGGTAGTTATGTACTTGGTCATTCGATTCCAATAAGTGATCGATTTATGTCTGGTGTAGCAACATTTACGGCATGGTGTTTAACCGCGGCGATGGTTGGGCTAGGATTAAATATTAGCTTACATGATCTTCGTACAAAAGCAATACGGCCGCTTGTTGCAATGGTTACCATTTCAATTTTATTAAGTGTGATTAGCTTTTTTGTTGTTCAAATAGAATGA
- a CDS encoding NRDE family protein — MCLILFAYKTHSKYPLIVAANRDEFFKRPTSLVHYWEDEPSILAGRDLEKLGTWMGVTTSGRFAALTNYRDPFEHVVGKQTRGELVKNALTYSGDLDAYFKIVSQEKDRYPGFNLIAGDRNRLYYFSNREGKIQELEPGVYGLSNHLLNTPWPKVEVGKKELAQVIDKSNDKIVHDLFAILKNSQSYPDNQLPSTGVSLKMERMLSPLFIKGTDYGTRSSTVMLLSDSEVQYMERVYQPEEKIEQVFRFTYGKEEKNDTSSKKRR; from the coding sequence ATGTGTTTAATTTTATTTGCCTATAAAACACACTCAAAATATCCTTTAATCGTAGCTGCTAATCGAGATGAGTTTTTCAAAAGGCCAACTTCATTGGTTCATTATTGGGAGGATGAACCATCTATCTTAGCTGGTAGAGACTTAGAAAAACTGGGAACTTGGATGGGGGTTACAACATCTGGACGTTTTGCCGCATTAACAAACTATCGTGATCCTTTTGAACATGTCGTAGGGAAGCAGACACGTGGCGAACTCGTAAAAAATGCATTAACCTATTCAGGTGATTTGGATGCCTATTTTAAAATAGTGAGCCAAGAAAAAGACAGGTATCCTGGGTTTAATTTAATCGCAGGAGACCGAAATAGACTCTACTATTTTTCAAATCGGGAAGGGAAAATCCAAGAGTTAGAACCTGGCGTTTACGGCCTTAGCAATCATCTTTTAAATACACCGTGGCCAAAAGTTGAGGTTGGAAAAAAAGAACTAGCACAAGTTATTGATAAAAGTAATGATAAAATCGTTCATGATTTGTTTGCTATACTAAAAAATAGTCAGTCCTATCCAGATAATCAATTACCAAGTACAGGTGTATCATTGAAGATGGAACGGATGTTATCTCCTTTATTTATAAAAGGGACGGACTATGGAACCCGTAGTTCTACGGTCATGCTCCTGTCTGATTCTGAAGTCCAGTATATGGAACGTGTTTATCAGCCAGAGGAAAAAATAGAACAAGTATTTCGCTTTACTTATGGAAAGGAAGAAAAGAATGATACGTCAAGCAAAAAAAGAAGATAA
- a CDS encoding NAD-dependent deacylase, with protein sequence MLAEWLLSSNYTVVFTGAGMSTESGLPDFRSNHSGLWKKKDPSKIASITALNKNVEEFMEFYRERVIGVKEFGPHEGHFILARWEKQGIIHSIITQNVDGFHQEAGSKRVAELHGTLQKVRCQSCGKEYTSETYVNKKFYCDCGGVLRPNIVLFGEMLPQDAFQFAQEEAEKAELFIVLGSSLTVTPANQFPLIAKEKGAKLVIVNLEPTNLDIYADEVIHGEKIGELLKEIDGYISNE encoded by the coding sequence TTGCTAGCAGAGTGGTTGTTATCTTCAAACTATACAGTAGTATTTACAGGTGCAGGAATGTCTACAGAAAGCGGCTTGCCTGACTTTCGATCAAATCATTCAGGATTATGGAAGAAAAAAGACCCTAGTAAAATCGCAAGTATAACCGCACTTAATAAAAATGTAGAAGAATTTATGGAATTTTATCGCGAGCGAGTTATTGGTGTAAAAGAATTTGGTCCCCACGAAGGTCACTTTATATTAGCTCGATGGGAAAAACAAGGAATCATTCACTCAATTATTACGCAAAATGTAGATGGATTTCATCAAGAAGCAGGTAGTAAGCGAGTAGCAGAATTACATGGTACATTACAAAAAGTACGCTGTCAATCGTGTGGGAAGGAATATACAAGTGAAACTTATGTAAATAAAAAATTTTATTGTGATTGCGGTGGCGTTTTGCGTCCAAACATTGTCCTATTCGGGGAAATGTTACCTCAAGATGCTTTTCAATTTGCCCAAGAAGAGGCGGAAAAAGCAGAATTATTTATTGTGCTCGGTTCATCGTTAACTGTCACCCCAGCCAATCAATTTCCTCTCATTGCAAAAGAAAAAGGGGCAAAATTAGTCATTGTGAACTTAGAACCGACAAACTTAGATATTTATGCTGATGAAGTAATCCATGGTGAGAAAATTGGGGAATTACTTAAAGAAATTGATGGTTATATAAGTAATGAATGA
- a CDS encoding phosphosulfolactate synthase — MDFLAIPQRTTGNREYGITSVIDLGVPIRQLQAILEDYSKFIDFAKIGVGTAYITPRLQEKIELYKSYHIKPFFGGTFFEKCYHQNKLDQYIQTLKKYRIDWIEISTGTLEIPLEDRLKLISKLKEEFSCFAEVGSKDSTKDLSITDWKQEMKLLLEAGATYCITEGRDSGTSGIYNKNGEVKSNLIHALTKDFNVNQLIFEAPTAKHQMFFINHIGPNVNLGNIKLSDVLTLEAERCGLRSETFFMEE; from the coding sequence ATGGATTTTTTAGCGATACCGCAAAGAACGACAGGAAATCGTGAATATGGAATCACATCTGTGATTGACTTAGGTGTTCCGATTCGTCAATTGCAGGCAATTCTTGAAGATTATAGTAAATTTATTGATTTTGCAAAAATTGGTGTTGGCACAGCTTATATAACCCCAAGGTTACAAGAGAAAATTGAATTGTACAAATCATATCATATCAAACCATTTTTTGGCGGAACATTTTTTGAAAAATGTTACCATCAAAATAAGCTAGATCAATATATACAAACATTGAAAAAGTATAGGATAGACTGGATTGAAATTTCAACCGGTACTTTAGAGATTCCATTAGAAGATCGTCTTAAACTGATTTCCAAGTTGAAAGAGGAGTTTTCCTGTTTTGCTGAAGTCGGATCAAAGGACTCGACGAAAGATCTATCGATAACCGATTGGAAACAAGAAATGAAACTGTTACTTGAAGCAGGCGCAACATACTGCATAACAGAAGGAAGAGATTCAGGAACATCTGGTATTTATAACAAAAACGGTGAAGTAAAATCCAATTTAATTCATGCGTTAACAAAAGATTTTAATGTGAATCAACTCATTTTTGAAGCTCCAACGGCCAAACATCAAATGTTCTTTATTAACCATATTGGACCGAATGTGAATTTAGGTAATATTAAATTATCCGATGTTTTAACTTTAGAAGCCGAACGATGTGGCCTTCGTAGTGAAACATTTTTCATGGAGGAATAA
- a CDS encoding sulfite exporter TauE/SafE family protein — translation MSLGIIFMGFFVGFLVGLTGVGGAALLTPILILLGINPTIAVGTDLAYNSVTKFFGSIGHWRQKTINLQLVKHLSIGSLPGAVIAVFLLRMFENFFHYQEQLIKMVLGYVLIFVALTTLYKTFYKPKNKLNPIQAKTINEKKYLTISIGLLFGFLVGLTSVGSGSLFAVAMLLFYNLKPSELVGTDIAHAFFLVTIAGILHAGLGNVDYVLTGNLLVGSIPGVLIGSSLSAKFSPKPLRAVLAVLIFLSGLKLI, via the coding sequence ATGAGTTTGGGCATTATTTTTATGGGATTTTTTGTTGGCTTTCTCGTCGGATTAACCGGTGTTGGGGGAGCTGCCTTACTTACACCAATTTTAATCTTGTTAGGAATTAACCCAACAATTGCAGTTGGGACAGATTTAGCCTACAACTCTGTAACAAAGTTTTTTGGGTCAATTGGACATTGGCGGCAAAAAACAATCAATTTACAATTAGTTAAACATTTAAGTATCGGAAGTTTACCAGGAGCGGTTATTGCCGTTTTCCTTCTAAGAATGTTTGAAAACTTTTTTCATTATCAAGAGCAACTCATTAAAATGGTGCTAGGCTATGTCTTAATCTTTGTTGCACTAACAACACTTTATAAAACGTTCTATAAGCCGAAAAATAAGTTAAATCCAATACAAGCAAAGACTATTAACGAAAAAAAGTACTTAACCATTAGTATTGGGTTACTGTTTGGTTTTCTTGTTGGTCTAACATCTGTCGGTTCTGGCTCTCTATTTGCTGTGGCAATGTTATTATTTTATAATTTAAAACCAAGTGAATTGGTTGGAACGGATATTGCACATGCATTTTTTCTTGTAACAATTGCAGGAATTTTACATGCTGGGCTTGGAAATGTTGATTATGTATTGACGGGAAATTTACTTGTTGGTTCAATTCCCGGTGTGTTAATTGGAAGCAGTTTATCAGCAAAATTCTCACCAAAACCGCTCCGTGCCGTTCTTGCCGTATTGATTTTTTTAAGTGGCTTGAAATTAATTTGA
- a CDS encoding phosphoadenylyl-sulfate reductase, with translation MSKKLTYDTWDETEVATILDKTSDYLGILKWAYSEYMDRIIYACSFGAEGIVLIDLISKVNKEAKIIFLDTNLHFKETYELIEKVKERYPSLQIKMVQPKLTLLQQLEQYGDELWKREPNLCCYLRKVSPLEEALKDSIAWISGLRREQSATRKNVQFINQDHKFKKIKICPLIHWTWEEILMYIELHHLPYNSLHDQGYPSIGCAPCTKPIEGNGGSRSGRWAGTGKIECGLHIN, from the coding sequence TTGAGTAAAAAATTAACTTATGATACGTGGGATGAAACAGAAGTTGCCACGATTCTAGACAAAACATCCGATTATCTCGGCATTTTAAAATGGGCATATTCCGAGTATATGGATAGAATTATCTACGCATGTAGTTTCGGTGCTGAGGGAATCGTTCTTATTGATTTAATTAGTAAAGTAAATAAAGAGGCAAAGATTATTTTTTTAGATACAAATTTACATTTTAAAGAGACGTATGAGTTGATTGAAAAAGTGAAAGAACGTTATCCAAGTTTGCAAATTAAGATGGTTCAGCCAAAATTAACGCTACTCCAACAATTAGAGCAGTATGGTGATGAATTATGGAAACGAGAACCGAACCTTTGCTGCTATTTACGAAAAGTTTCCCCTTTAGAAGAAGCGTTAAAAGATTCAATCGCTTGGATATCCGGCCTACGACGTGAACAATCTGCTACAAGAAAAAACGTTCAATTTATTAATCAAGATCATAAATTTAAAAAGATTAAAATTTGCCCACTTATCCATTGGACTTGGGAAGAAATTTTAATGTATATCGAATTACATCATTTACCTTACAATTCTCTTCATGATCAAGGCTATCCAAGTATTGGCTGTGCCCCGTGCACGAAACCGATTGAAGGAAATGGAGGTTCTCGTTCGGGCCGTTGGGCAGGCACTGGGAAAATAGAGTGTGGCCTGCATATAAACTAG
- a CDS encoding MFS transporter has protein sequence MSKKKPKGLTITAIGSIPLILVLGNSMLIPILPQMKSELGISQFQTSLVITAFSIAAAIMIPILGYLSDRFSRKAVVIPALTLYGLGGLLAGFAAAWFNNAYLWILVGRIMQGIGAAGTTSMAMALAGDLFKGGEQSKVLGLVEASNGFGKVISPIIGSLLALIFWYAAFFAFPIFCLISILLTIFFIKEKKKEKEPPSVGQYVKGLVSIFKSEGRWLTVTYLTGATCLFTLFGILFYISDVLEKDYKIDGVIKGGILAIPLLFMTTTSYITGSKIGKNMKLMKKLIVIGLLLMTISFASLVFFKKLIPFFSVLVVSSIGTGLALPCLNSFITGAVSSEKRGFVTSIYGSVRFLGVAIGPPIYSTLMGWSRSGMFLTTAGLTLFVCLLSLFFIKVQKQEGEKQKGKKKENDVDSLFEKLQFT, from the coding sequence TTGTCAAAGAAGAAACCAAAAGGATTAACGATAACAGCAATCGGGTCTATACCATTAATCCTTGTATTAGGAAACTCGATGCTAATTCCAATTTTACCTCAAATGAAATCTGAACTAGGGATTAGTCAATTCCAGACTAGTCTGGTTATTACAGCCTTTTCGATAGCAGCCGCGATCATGATTCCAATACTCGGATATTTGTCCGATCGTTTTTCGCGAAAAGCTGTCGTAATCCCAGCCTTAACTTTATATGGTTTAGGTGGGTTGTTAGCGGGATTTGCAGCTGCATGGTTCAATAATGCATATCTTTGGATTTTAGTAGGTAGAATTATGCAGGGGATAGGAGCTGCCGGGACGACTTCGATGGCAATGGCTTTAGCTGGAGATTTATTTAAGGGCGGTGAACAAAGTAAAGTTTTAGGGTTAGTTGAAGCCTCAAACGGTTTTGGAAAAGTAATTAGCCCTATTATTGGCTCTTTACTAGCCTTAATTTTTTGGTATGCAGCATTTTTTGCTTTTCCAATTTTTTGCCTAATTTCAATTTTATTAACAATCTTTTTTATTAAAGAAAAAAAGAAAGAGAAAGAACCTCCTTCCGTTGGCCAATATGTAAAAGGGTTAGTATCTATTTTTAAATCTGAAGGCCGTTGGTTAACAGTCACTTATTTAACTGGTGCAACATGCCTCTTCACATTGTTTGGCATACTCTTTTACATATCGGACGTGTTGGAAAAAGATTATAAAATTGATGGTGTCATAAAAGGTGGCATTTTAGCTATTCCACTTTTATTTATGACAACCACATCGTATATAACAGGAAGTAAAATCGGCAAAAACATGAAGCTTATGAAAAAGTTAATTGTTATCGGTCTATTACTAATGACCATTTCATTTGCTTCTCTCGTGTTTTTCAAGAAGTTAATCCCATTTTTTTCTGTACTTGTCGTAAGCAGTATTGGAACAGGACTTGCTTTACCTTGTTTAAACAGTTTTATTACTGGTGCAGTTTCGTCCGAAAAACGCGGATTCGTTACGTCAATCTATGGTTCGGTCCGGTTTCTTGGTGTCGCCATTGGTCCACCCATTTATAGTACATTAATGGGGTGGTCACGTTCTGGGATGTTTTTAACGACGGCCGGATTAACACTATTTGTTTGTTTATTATCTTTATTCTTTATTAAAGTACAGAAGCAAGAAGGAGAAAAACAAAAAGGGAAAAAGAAGGAAAATGATGTGGATAGTTTGTTTGAAAAACTACAGTTTACGTAA
- a CDS encoding histidine phosphatase family protein codes for MLITLIRHLPTEWNKKGLLQGKKDIPILPITETIQQDIRRNLVRLSKTPPPSIVLASMLKRTQQTAYYYGFQPVIDGLLDELDFGPFEGKTKRELIKITGETWFINPKASVLRQHIEELEMRIRLFLEKYKNCEHVLVFGHGAWIRALISYINTRDVTKMNQMKVLNNQMIQIEYVKRRMTIE; via the coding sequence ATGCTAATTACGCTCATTCGTCATCTCCCAACTGAATGGAATAAAAAAGGTTTATTACAAGGAAAAAAAGATATTCCGATACTGCCAATAACAGAGACGATTCAACAAGACATCCGAAGAAATTTAGTAAGGTTATCAAAAACTCCGCCTCCCTCAATTGTTTTAGCCAGTATGTTGAAAAGAACGCAGCAAACAGCATACTATTATGGATTTCAACCAGTGATTGACGGGTTATTAGATGAACTTGATTTTGGTCCATTTGAAGGAAAAACGAAACGAGAACTTATCAAGATTACAGGTGAAACATGGTTTATTAATCCGAAAGCGTCCGTATTACGGCAACATATAGAAGAATTAGAAATGCGCATTCGTCTTTTTCTCGAAAAATACAAGAATTGTGAGCATGTGTTAGTTTTTGGTCATGGCGCGTGGATTCGAGCACTAATTTCCTATATCAATACCCGCGATGTAACTAAAATGAATCAAATGAAGGTGTTAAATAATCAAATGATCCAAATTGAGTATGTAAAAAGGAGGATGACCATTGAGTAA